A region from the Rheinheimera mangrovi genome encodes:
- the trpA gene encoding tryptophan synthase subunit alpha, with translation MQRYQQLFSRLSAAKQGAFVPFVTMGDPGLELSFDIIKTLIDAGADALELGIPFSDPIADGPVIQNANIRALAAGVTPAQCFELIGRIRQYNKDIPIGLLLYSNLVMARGVDNFYLQAQQAGVDSILIADVPLHESKLFRNAAMTHEIAPIFIAPPNITDDSLRELASYGRGYTYLLSRAGVTGTETQAAMPASTLINQLKEYNAAPTLLGFGISKPEHVKAAIDSGAAGAISGSAIVQIIEKYQAEPAQLKQQLFDFVSSMKAATL, from the coding sequence ATGCAACGTTATCAGCAGTTATTCAGCCGCCTGAGCGCCGCCAAACAAGGGGCTTTTGTACCTTTCGTCACTATGGGCGATCCGGGTCTTGAGCTGTCGTTCGACATTATCAAAACTTTAATAGACGCAGGTGCCGACGCACTGGAGCTGGGTATTCCGTTTTCCGACCCTATAGCGGACGGTCCTGTGATCCAAAACGCCAATATCCGCGCTTTAGCCGCTGGTGTCACACCGGCGCAGTGTTTTGAGCTGATTGGCCGTATTCGTCAGTACAACAAAGACATTCCTATTGGCTTGTTGCTGTACAGCAATCTGGTAATGGCGCGTGGTGTAGATAACTTCTATCTTCAGGCGCAGCAAGCTGGCGTGGACTCAATTCTGATTGCCGATGTGCCTCTGCATGAAAGCAAGTTATTCAGAAACGCCGCGATGACACATGAGATAGCGCCTATTTTTATCGCGCCGCCTAACATCACAGACGACAGCTTACGTGAACTTGCCTCTTATGGCCGTGGTTATACGTATCTGCTGAGTCGTGCTGGTGTCACAGGCACTGAAACTCAGGCCGCTATGCCCGCCAGTACGCTGATTAATCAGTTAAAAGAATACAATGCAGCGCCAACGCTGTTGGGTTTTGGTATCTCTAAACCTGAACATGTCAAAGCAGCTATTGATAGTGGCGCAGCAGGAGCTATCTCTGGTTCGGCGATAGTGCAAATTATTGAAAAGTATCAGGCAGAACCTGCGCAGCTCAAACAGCAGTTGTTTGACTTTGTCAGCAGTATGAAAGCGGCGACGCTCTAG
- a CDS encoding M14 family metallopeptidase, translating to MKKLALSLACSFVFSVTAADHLPALPDWQGSTLSLIKPAQHPWVTPAEVSDLSETPDYDTTIKFLERLAASTPLIKLEVIGQSPQGRAIYLVKAGTDPDMIGRDKKPVLLAQAGIHSGEIDGKDAGLMLLRDIVHGDKADLLKEVNLLFIPIFSVDGHERSGKYNRMNQRGPELQGWRATAQNLNLNRDYMKAEAPEMQALLKLLNSYQPDLYLDIHVTDGEDYQYDITYGFNEPFAALSPNAASWLASSYRAEIDQALTEADHIPGPLVFAYDSSDFSKGLAGSTSSPRFSNGYGDVRHIPTVLVENHSLKPYKQRVLGTYVLLEQSLKLLQQQGTVLKLAKKADENARPERQVLAWKASETPDYIAFKGVEAVQKKDAITGVTYQTWTGKPLNYEQLPVYWEKEPATEIEVPKAYWIPPEQQEVIAKLALHGVQFTSLKSPKTIQLQQLTATSHQFASKPFEGRFGVKAEFSRNWQKIRLPAGSIRVSTDQPLGALAVALLEPTAPDSLFSWGYMPGMFERVEYFETYAIVPLIETALKQDKKLKAEFDEALKQDKKLAADPEAKLQWLYQRLPYYDQHYLKYPILIE from the coding sequence ATGAAAAAACTCGCCCTTTCTCTGGCGTGCAGCTTTGTCTTTTCCGTTACTGCTGCCGACCACTTACCAGCTTTACCCGACTGGCAAGGCTCTACGTTAAGCCTGATTAAACCTGCACAACATCCTTGGGTTACTCCGGCTGAAGTGTCTGATTTGTCGGAAACGCCTGACTACGACACGACCATCAAATTTCTGGAGCGACTGGCTGCCAGCACCCCTTTAATTAAGCTGGAAGTGATAGGCCAAAGTCCGCAGGGGCGTGCTATTTATCTGGTGAAGGCGGGTACTGATCCGGATATGATAGGAAGAGACAAAAAACCAGTGCTACTTGCACAAGCCGGTATTCACAGCGGTGAAATTGACGGCAAAGACGCTGGTTTAATGTTATTGCGCGACATAGTGCATGGCGATAAAGCAGATTTATTAAAAGAGGTGAATCTGCTGTTTATTCCTATATTTTCGGTCGATGGCCATGAGCGTAGCGGTAAATACAATAGGATGAACCAGCGAGGTCCTGAATTACAGGGCTGGCGTGCTACTGCGCAAAACCTGAATTTAAACCGCGATTATATGAAAGCGGAAGCACCTGAAATGCAGGCGCTGCTGAAATTACTGAACAGCTATCAGCCGGATCTGTATCTGGATATTCATGTGACAGACGGTGAAGACTATCAGTACGACATCACTTATGGTTTCAACGAACCTTTCGCTGCCTTAAGCCCTAATGCAGCCAGTTGGCTGGCCAGTAGCTACCGCGCTGAAATTGATCAGGCACTGACGGAAGCTGATCATATTCCTGGTCCGCTGGTTTTTGCTTACGACAGCTCGGATTTCAGTAAAGGTTTAGCTGGTTCTACGTCATCTCCACGTTTTTCCAATGGTTATGGTGATGTACGGCATATTCCGACAGTGCTGGTAGAAAACCATAGTTTAAAACCTTATAAGCAGCGGGTTTTAGGCACTTATGTGCTACTGGAGCAAAGTTTAAAACTGTTGCAACAGCAGGGCACTGTGCTGAAGCTGGCGAAAAAAGCCGATGAAAATGCCCGGCCAGAGCGCCAGGTACTGGCCTGGAAAGCCAGTGAAACGCCAGACTATATTGCGTTTAAAGGGGTTGAAGCCGTTCAGAAAAAAGATGCGATCACTGGTGTGACTTATCAAACCTGGACAGGTAAGCCGCTGAACTATGAACAATTGCCTGTGTATTGGGAAAAAGAGCCTGCCACTGAAATTGAAGTGCCTAAAGCCTACTGGATCCCACCAGAGCAACAAGAAGTGATCGCCAAGCTGGCGTTGCATGGCGTGCAATTTACCAGCTTAAAGTCACCCAAAACTATTCAGTTACAGCAACTTACTGCAACTTCGCATCAGTTTGCCAGCAAACCTTTTGAAGGCCGTTTTGGCGTCAAAGCCGAGTTTAGCCGCAACTGGCAAAAAATCCGTTTGCCTGCTGGTTCAATCCGGGTCAGTACCGATCAGCCTTTAGGTGCTTTAGCTGTTGCATTACTGGAACCTACAGCGCCGGATTCTTTATTCAGCTGGGGTTATATGCCCGGTATGTTTGAGCGGGTAGAGTACTTTGAAACTTACGCTATAGTGCCGCTGATAGAAACTGCGCTGAAGCAGGATAAAAAGCTTAAAGCTGAATTTGACGAAGCGCTGAAACAGGATAAAAAACTGGCGGCTGATCCAGAGGCCAAGCTGCAATGGCTGTATCAGCGTTTGCCATACTATGACCAGCATTACCTGAAATACCCAATATTGATTGAGTGA
- the trpB gene encoding tryptophan synthase subunit beta, translating to MTKLNLNPYFGDFGGMFVPELLVPALVQLEQAFVDAQQDPAFIAEFQALLKDYAGRPTPLTLCRNVSPNPLAKIYLKREDLLHGGAHKTNQVLGQALLAKRMGKKDIIAETGAGQHGVATALACALLGLNCKIYMGAKDIERQQPNVFRMKLMGATVIPVTAGSGTLKDAVNEAMRDWSGSYATSHYLLGTAAGPHPFPTIVREFQKMIGEEAKQQILEAEGKLPDAVLACVGGGSNAIGMFADFIKEEGVRLIGVEPGGMGIETHQHGAALSTGSFGILHGAYTAIMQTQDGQIEESYSVSAGLDYPAVGPQHTYLQSIGRAEYVAINDDEALAAFQHLAKSEGIIPALESSHALAHALKMAAATTEPLVLLVNLSGRGDKDLNHVYSIIGEAHIKPNNMAERS from the coding sequence ATGACTAAATTAAACTTAAACCCTTATTTTGGCGATTTTGGTGGCATGTTTGTGCCTGAATTGCTGGTCCCGGCATTAGTGCAACTGGAGCAGGCTTTTGTCGATGCGCAGCAGGATCCAGCTTTTATCGCTGAATTCCAGGCGCTGCTGAAAGACTACGCCGGTCGCCCAACACCTTTGACCTTGTGCCGCAATGTATCACCTAACCCGCTGGCAAAAATTTACTTAAAACGTGAAGACTTATTGCATGGCGGCGCGCATAAAACCAATCAGGTGCTGGGCCAGGCTTTATTGGCAAAACGTATGGGCAAAAAAGATATCATTGCCGAAACTGGTGCTGGTCAGCACGGTGTAGCCACAGCACTCGCCTGTGCTTTATTAGGCCTGAACTGCAAAATTTACATGGGCGCCAAAGACATAGAACGTCAGCAGCCGAACGTCTTCCGGATGAAGCTGATGGGCGCAACTGTTATTCCTGTGACCGCAGGTTCTGGCACCTTAAAAGATGCTGTCAACGAAGCCATGCGTGACTGGTCCGGCAGTTATGCCACCAGCCATTATTTATTAGGCACTGCGGCTGGCCCTCACCCTTTCCCGACCATAGTGCGTGAATTCCAGAAAATGATTGGCGAAGAAGCCAAACAACAAATTCTCGAAGCTGAAGGCAAATTACCAGACGCAGTGCTGGCTTGTGTCGGCGGTGGCTCCAACGCCATTGGTATGTTTGCTGACTTTATTAAAGAAGAAGGCGTACGTTTAATTGGTGTCGAACCCGGTGGTATGGGCATTGAAACCCACCAGCATGGCGCGGCATTAAGCACAGGCAGCTTTGGTATTTTGCACGGCGCTTACACCGCTATTATGCAAACCCAGGATGGTCAGATTGAAGAGTCGTATTCTGTATCCGCAGGTTTAGACTACCCGGCTGTTGGCCCACAGCATACCTATCTGCAGAGCATAGGCCGCGCTGAATATGTGGCGATAAACGACGATGAAGCCTTAGCTGCGTTCCAGCATCTGGCCAAATCTGAAGGCATTATCCCGGCTCTTGAAAGCTCTCACGCTTTGGCTCATGCGCTGAAAATGGCGGCGGCTACCACAGAACCTTTGGTGCTGTTAGTGAACTTATCAGGTCGTGGTGACAAAGACTTAAACCACGTCTACTCAATTATTGGCGAAGCCCATATCAAACCAAACAACATGGCAGAGCGCAGCTAA